ctattttttatgattaccaatgctctctctctctctctctctcttgctttcattatctaatgcatctaaagattaaattaaagattttaataatcgatagcgtatatgaataaaagcaaataaccgttaagtcatttctgtttatatttatatatatatattttttttttcatgaactagttgcatttgacactgaggatttacatccttaaatattgattacaagcacgtagaatcggagagggtgtactttgaaaacttgaaaggttttcgtaatcggacaatttaagcaccatttttgttgttattttattgcttgtcaaggaatttacacaacttaaccggcaacataccccttctgatacattgaaaaatataagtaatgttagcacgggactctataaagttcaatctgcagtttggtcacacttcgtcattcaataacttattcaaaattaaaaaaaattgtttgtcgggttagaggtactatgatgtatgactataacaatgacctgtgtataacttgtacattccatgcaaattcgaaggggttttcgcctcagtagaacaatgggagtcagctaatccgtgtatttgaaatcaacagaagtgcttagcttcttgcggaaagtgtgaaatatattgggtcggcgtaagatacccgtgatcttagactagatctgatatcgcgccgacccaatatatttcacacttttcaggagaagtcaaaacccaaactagctaaccgtaatttagttatactgtgagaaagaccctaggaatttgcatggtatatacttattatacaaaaatcattgcattatccagacactcccgatgaacattttttttatgaaaacctctatcaaagtacatcgaacataagtctcggtcaaatgtaattaactcggaattttaaaaataaatcattcgatggtttgtatttttgcttctattaattacgtaataaattaattccaatttgttaatcatcgacaatgctctaatttctatattggataaagttatatttgtcaagatgcatatcaacacaatatgatggaggtaattatgttaaacagcgcatttgtcacacacacacacacacacacacacagagagagagcacatcggtaattattaaatatccctatcacatgttgtacatgtatgtttttcatttactgaatatactaattcgcattcaaaacaggaattacctgcaagtacgcattatttaaacatagaatttaagaatattttaatgaagaaagaagactaaaagaaaaaagtcaaaaccaggttttcttaaaaacataatatatagtgtttggtatcgttggaatcggctcaatatgctgaaaaacaatataagtatcaggggggaaaatattgacattttttcttttcttaaaattccacccttatcttgattatttggcctgcggcacattttcacatctcccgcaaggcgcccgtggccagaacaaagctcttagcagctgtgtgtattcgcaaataacacacaccgtggaacacggaggacacggtgtatctccgtggattttcctccgtggtctttccacggtggggtgtataaaactcgtgtcgtgtactgtagatTAAGGCTTCGTGGACATCACAACCACTGTGAAAGTAAAGAATAGGATTCCTTCTAACATGTAATTAATTTCAACTGTATATGGCCTATTGGTCCCACCCTATGGGGTAAACCTGTAATACAAgtgccatgattttcacaactTAGGTTAAGGGCCACGTGGACATGataactatgcatttaatttttctcatACATATGTGAAAAGAGAGAAGATTCTATAAGATTTAAGACATCTCACTATATGGCTACATTGGCTCCACCCTAGGACGTGAATTCCTGACACGGAGGtcataaatttctaaattcagaTAGAGAGCTTCATGGAATTCATAAGCATGCAATTACTTTTTCCTCACACATTTCtgaaatggctgaaatattgccaaaaattGCGAAAAACCGTAAACAATTAATCACATTTCTGAGAGTAAGGAAGATTTTCTaaaatttgatttgatatattttctcTAGAGAGCCACGttgaccccaccctggggcCAAAACCCCTAACCTAACCCATGGACCATTCAATTTCGCAATGTGTGAATTTGCTGTCTTCAAATATCAAAGAAATAGTATTTTCTAATCTATGTCGTAAACAGATGTCGATTATGTAGTGGTTATATGTACAATCTTATAACTTGTATAATACGATCTGCTTTGAACAGGTTATGGTTtgtacataaattgtaaaaaagATAAATTCAAGACATTCTTcaaatattcagattttattcaatgtattataatattctgtacatgtttttaacttgtctaaattatataaatgagCACCCTGTGTCATGCAAGATATACATATACCATATACAAATTATGATCAAATTACAATTAAAGTGATTTGGTTTTGCTAGTACACTATGTAAACATTCtttaatgtatatatcaatttcttcaaaattttaacctttcaAATTTCATTATTCTTCTCGAGACGTTTAGCAACACTAGCGCAGAACACAAGTTTTTAAGGATGTGAGCTATAGTTTTGTTAtgctattttgtatttctacaTTGTAatcttaaaaataaataattcatcCACTTTTTTGGCTGGCTGTCTAGATGCAATTAACACTGGGTCTACAAACATTAAATTCTCAATTTTCAGATTAATTCAGGACGGATCAGGAAAGACAGTGGTCGACATACTCATTCGCTTCTCAACAACGTCCCGCGCGTTCAAACAAGACCCACTGATCTTTATTTTGGCGATTTGCTGCCGATCTAATGATAAGGCAACAAAAAATGCTGCATACAGTGCACTCCCATCCATTTGTAGAATTCCTACACAACTATTCAGATTTTTAAACTTTTGTAAAATGATAAGCAGTCATCAGTCCAGGAGTAAAGGCTGGGGCAGAGCTCACCGAAAGGCAATATGCGATTGGTATCGTAGCTATGGGGCAACAGAACACAAACTGAAATTATTGGCCCTTCACATAACCAAATATTCCAAAAGATATGGATGGAAGCATAAAGATGTGATTCGTTTATCACATCTCAAAGTTAATGACGAAGATCCAGCATTAAAATATCTAGTCATCGTTGCagtaaaaggaaaacaattcgCAGATTCAACCAATTTCATGCAGAATCTACAACAACAGGATAATTACGAAACTTCACATTTAAAACAGATCGTCGATCTCCTTACTGCGATTGAAACTGCCAAGACGACAAAGGATGTTACGCAGATGATCAGACTTATTTTGCAGCATAGATTAGTAAGAGAACATGTGCCAGCTTGCTTTTTGAATGACAGAAATGTATGGTTAGCTCTAGCTAGACACATGCCAATGATAGCCCTGATACGCAATCTGGGAAAGATGTCAAAATTAGAGCTTTTCCAACTAGAAGCTCCATCTGGAGAGAGATCTTTTGAAGAACACTTAGCCTTGgagaaattgaaaaacaaagaacTTATTTCGAAGGACAAAATCCACCCATTTACTTATATGTTGGCgatcaatcaatataaaaaaGGCGAGAACGGATCTAAAACGTTACAGTGGCCAGTTTTTCCACAGATATGTGCTGGCCTTGAAGAAGGTCTGTATTTCTCCTTTCAAAATATCAGACCCACTGGAAAGCGGTTTTTAGTGGCAATTGACATCAGTAAATCAATGACAGAAAAAG
Above is a genomic segment from Ostrea edulis chromosome 3, xbOstEdul1.1, whole genome shotgun sequence containing:
- the LOC125675830 gene encoding RNA-binding protein RO60-like, with product MASLEEDMDTGEFYGVQAEPRDMDSQSIKISPFQVPNKAGGYVYKTTLESQLCSFICTGSPNHNYRAGNCELTLEDVPFVIQLIQDGSGKTVVDILIRFSTTSRAFKQDPLIFILAICCRSNDKATKNAAYSALPSICRIPTQLFRFLNFCKMISSHQSRSKGWGRAHRKAICDWYRSYGATEHKLKLLALHITKYSKRYGWKHKDVIRLSHLKVNDEDPALKYLVIVAVKGKQFADSTNFMQNLQQQDNYETSHLKQIVDLLTAIETAKTTKDVTQMIRLILQHRLVREHVPACFLNDRNVWLALARHMPMIALIRNLGKMSKLELFQLEAPSGERSFEEHLALEKLKNKELISKDKIHPFTYMLAINQYKKGENGSKTLQWPVFPQICAGLEEGLYFSFQNIRPTGKRFLVAIDISKSMTEKVNVIGAPSLQPLDVTAFM